A window of the Hypomesus transpacificus isolate Combined female chromosome 10, fHypTra1, whole genome shotgun sequence genome harbors these coding sequences:
- the ppp1r7 gene encoding protein phosphatase 1 regulatory subunit 7 isoform X1 — MATLSVGEPQEMEVDRKGESEESGDDDTRRKSLNGEVDSNLPSSTVKEESPVDMDTITLDPEEEDVDLVHCRIGKIEGLEVLQKAKTLSLRQNLIKKIENLESLISLRELDLYDNQIRKLENLQNLTELDQLDLSFNLLRKIEGLESQTPLKKLFLLHNKISSITNLEHLTGLEMLELGSNRIRVIENLDTLASLQSLFLGTNKVTQLQHLEGLHNLTVLSIQSNRITKIEGLQCLVNLKELYLSHNGIEVMEGLENNKKLTTLDIAANRIKKIENISHLMELQEFWMNDNQIENWSDLDELKNAKTLETVYLERNPLQKDPQYRRKIMLALPSVRQIDATFIRF, encoded by the exons ATGGCTACCCTGTCTGTTGGAGAGCCTCAAGAGATGGAAG TGGATCGAAAGGGCGAGTCTGAGGAGTCTGGAGACGATGACACTAGAAGGAAGAGCCTTAATGGAGAGGTGGACTCCAACCTGCCTTCTAGTACAG TCAAAGAGGAGTCTCCAGTTGATATGGATACCATAACTTTAGATCCTGAAGAAGAG GATGTTGATCTTGTACACTGTCGGATAGGCAAGATTGAGGGATTAGAGGTGCTGCAGAAGGCCAAG ACACTCTCCCTACGTCAAAACCTAATTAAAAAAATTGAGAATCTGGAAAGTTTAATCTCACTTCGGGAGCTAGATCTCTATGATAACCAGATCCGCAAACTGGAAAACCTGCAGAACCTCACAGAGCTTGA CCAGCTGGACCTGTCCTTCAACCTCTTGAGAAAGATTGAGGGTCTGGAGAGTCAGACCCCCCTGAAGAAGCTCTTCCTACTACACAACAAGATCAGTTCCATAACCAACCTGGAACATTTGACTGGCCTAGAGATGCTGGAGCTGGGCTCCAATCGCATTCGG GTCATAGAGAACTTGGACACATTGGCATCTTTACAAAGTTTGTTTCTCGGCACCAATAAGGTTACCCAGCTTCAGCACTTGGAGGGTCTACATAACCTTACAGTTCTCAGCATCCAG AGTAACCGCATCACTAAGATTGAGGGGCTGCAGTGCCTGGTCAACCTAAAGGAGCTCTATCTGAGTCACAATGGTATTGAGGTCATGGAAGGTCTAGAAAATAAC AAAAAGCTGACTACTCTGGATATCGCAGCCAATAGGATAAAAAAAATCGAAAACATAAGCCATTTAATGGAGCTCCAGGAATTCTGG atGAACGACAATCAGATAGAAAACTGGTCAGATCTGGACGAGTTGAAGAATGCTAAAACTCTCGAGACGGTCTACCTTGAGAGGAATCCGTTACAGAAGGACCCTCAGTACAGGCGAAAGATTATGCTGGCACTGCCCTCTGTACGCCAGATTGATGCCACCTTCATCCGCTTCTAA
- the ppp1r7 gene encoding protein phosphatase 1 regulatory subunit 7 isoform X2, producing MATLSVGEPQEMEVDRKGESEESGDDDTRRKSLNGEVDSNLPSSTVKEESPVDMDTITLDPEEEDVDLVHCRIGKIEGLEVLQKAKTLSLRQNLIKKIENLESLISLRELDLYDNQIRKLENLQNLTELDQLDLSFNLLRKIEGLESQTPLKKLFLLHNKISSITNLEHLTGLEMLELGSNRIRVIENLDTLASLQSLFLGTNKVTQLQHLEGLHNLTVLSIQ from the exons ATGGCTACCCTGTCTGTTGGAGAGCCTCAAGAGATGGAAG TGGATCGAAAGGGCGAGTCTGAGGAGTCTGGAGACGATGACACTAGAAGGAAGAGCCTTAATGGAGAGGTGGACTCCAACCTGCCTTCTAGTACAG TCAAAGAGGAGTCTCCAGTTGATATGGATACCATAACTTTAGATCCTGAAGAAGAG GATGTTGATCTTGTACACTGTCGGATAGGCAAGATTGAGGGATTAGAGGTGCTGCAGAAGGCCAAG ACACTCTCCCTACGTCAAAACCTAATTAAAAAAATTGAGAATCTGGAAAGTTTAATCTCACTTCGGGAGCTAGATCTCTATGATAACCAGATCCGCAAACTGGAAAACCTGCAGAACCTCACAGAGCTTGA CCAGCTGGACCTGTCCTTCAACCTCTTGAGAAAGATTGAGGGTCTGGAGAGTCAGACCCCCCTGAAGAAGCTCTTCCTACTACACAACAAGATCAGTTCCATAACCAACCTGGAACATTTGACTGGCCTAGAGATGCTGGAGCTGGGCTCCAATCGCATTCGG GTCATAGAGAACTTGGACACATTGGCATCTTTACAAAGTTTGTTTCTCGGCACCAATAAGGTTACCCAGCTTCAGCACTTGGAGGGTCTACATAACCTTACAGTTCTCAGCATCCAG tgA